The DNA region TTATATATCTTTGTTATATGCACAACTAGTATAAACTTccctttaataatttataatttttaacttaatattCTTATCCATTTtgctaataattatttatgatgtTGCATTGCACTATTGCAGCTTCTTCAGATAGCACTCCACTGGACATTGCAGAAAGAATATTTGCAAATTGCTACCTTTCCTGATAGGTTTGAGATCTACAGctattctttcattttatttacttgCAACTGcatattaaatttcttattatcGAAAAATGATAATTTGTTAACAATAGTATGCTCACGAATAAAAATCTACTAATGTTTGTTAGTTAttagaagaaataaataattactagCTTTTATCCAAAACTGCATACTTGCATTCATTAACAGCCATGTTTCAATGTGAATTTGATAAACCACTATGTCTGATTTGTTTATGATCAGGCTTTGGTACTAATTCCATTCTTGTCTCTTGTTAACTGCTTTGTAAAATTTGAAGTGCACTacttaaaatacaataataaggATGAAAAGTAacttaaaatacaataataaggACGAAAAGTAACTTCAGTGTATGCTTTAAAGCAAGAGGTTATGTGGTATGTTTTTTCGCAATTCACGGTTTCACTTTACACATATTAGTGGCTGGACATGTCTTTAGCCCTGTCATAGttctttctattattattaatacatttCCTTTATTTTCACTTTAACCTGAGACAATTGTTCTACAGCTGTTTTTTATAATGAGTAGGGGCACCATAATCCTTCCTTTCCCAGTAGTtgaatcttttttttccttaaactgATTTTGATGGCTTATTTGTCTCGATTGTATTTTCTGTACTTCCTGTAAAGCCTGTTTGTAAAGTCAACCAAGTCTTGCTTTTCAGAATCAAATTGTTAATGGACTCTTGAAATGCTAATGTTATATAGAAAGGATAATTTTTATAGAAATGTAAAAGTGTGAAACGAAAATTTAACTTtccaagaaaaaggaagagaagtaGAAGAAGCAAAACCAATAACAACAGGGACTGTCATAACAAACTAACATGCCCTTAATCGCATCCCCACTGTCCAATTAAAAGTTACATAAATTGCACTACATGCATATTGCGATTTGCGGTCAATAAAATAATGTACTTTATCATCAAGATTGAAGGTCTGTTACATTGAATCGCATCTCTTATTTCAAGGATACTGCATACATTACAAGTCTACAATAAACACCAATACAACGTATATAGTGCTAATAAATAACCCTACTTTTTGCTTTGTGACAGACAAAGCTGTTAAAACACCATATTATAGGACAGCATACCATAGTAACTAGTCATATTCGTAGCATATTGGGCAAAATACCATAGGTATATAGCTTAGTTCCTAAGCTTTAagggaatgaatgaaaaagtatCAAGATATTCTTGGAAAATATAGAGATATTGCTTGATAGGTGCCTATTCAGTGGAAAATGTTTCCCCACACTATCATTGAAAAATGGTGTAGCCACGAAAATGTTCCCACACAGTTTCATTGAAATCCTCAGTAAAATTCACAGGAAGTAAGACAACTGCTGCTGCTTCCTTGAACCGCCTTCTCCGTACAAATCGTTCCACTGTTTCAACTCACCCATTCCAGCCCCTTCAGCTGCAAAGCTTGCAGCAACCTGCAGAGATGATGCTTTCTTTCTTAATAAAGGACTTTCACTTTTAGTGGCTTAAAATTAGCACTAAGgttgatgttaacaaaaactcctatgaaaataatatttctttatttgttatggTGGGTGTTACCTGATTTTTGGCCTCTTTGAAATCCTGCATATTCAATGGCCTAAGGGTAATAATAACTCTTTCCTGTTTAACTTCCTCTTCTTCATCTAGAGCATCTTGAGTATTTCCTACTACGGATTGTCCTCGACTTTCTTGGACATCTTTATTCTGTCCCCTGGAAGCTTTCTGCTTTTTATCCTGCCCCccaagaaggaaaaataaaaaacagcaTTAGGAGGTTAGCATGATGAACACATAATCGGTAGGATTAATATAAGAAAGTGTTTACATTACCTACTAGTGTAAACACTGTCATCCAATCAAAAAACACCgtttatgataagtttgttgacttgAACAAACTTATCTTAAGAGTTATATTAACtgtgatttgtgattgaatgatgaGTGCATCGCCATTATCTTAAGAGTTATATTAACTGggatttgtgattgaatgatgaGTGCATTGCCGTTAAACTCAAAAtaaattgtgattgaatgatgagtgatttgtgattgaatgatgaGGGCATCGCCATTATCTTAAAGAGTTATGTTAACtgtgatttgtgattgaatgatgaGTGCATCGCCATTaaactcaaaataaattatacaattgCCACTTACCAGACTCTTTATCCTCTCTTGCTGAATTAGCTCTCTAACAGGCCGATAAGCAGCAGTTGTGCACAAGTTCTACGATGGACAGGTTGACAATgaataaatgatataattaaaaGCACGGAAAACAAAAAGCACTTGTTACACGATAGTGTTATATCCAATGTGAACAATATAAAAGAATAGCAGCAACCTTTAGATCACTTCCAGTATATCCTTCTGTCATAGTTGCAAGTTCCTTAAACTCAAGTTCGTTGTCCACCTTTTCTTTTGCCAAAAGAGTCCTCAAAATCTTTTCCCTGTTCTCCACAGATGGTAGTCCTACCATAATCctgcattaaaattaaaatagatttaaatGACAAATAAATAACTCAACTTCAAGGTATTCAGATTGTCATACACATACATCATAGATAGCTATGTATGCAATCATTGCCTATCGTGTTGCCCTCCTTTAACATAAACTCACAAGAGGAAGTACTAATACCATCAGCATATATGGAGAAAGTAGAAATGTAGTGACAAGATGAAGGATGGATTTAAAGTCAAGAACTAGTAGAGGTACCTTCTTTCAAATCGCCTAATAATAGCTTCATCCAAGTCGAAAGGCCTATTGGTTGCAGCAAGAACAAGGATCCGCTCCCCTTGCTTTGTCAAAAGTCCATCCCAATGGGTCATAAATTCATTCTTTATTTTCCTCATGGCTTCATGTTCCCCAACTCTGGTCCGTTGCCCAAGCATGCTATCAACCTCATCCACGAATATTATAGTTGGGGAGACCTTGGCTGCAAGTGTGAATAAAGCGCGAACATTCTTCTCATCTTCACCAAACCACTTAGAAGTGATGGTAGACATGGACACATTGATGAAACTTGCTCCGGCCTCCTTTGCAATGGCCTTTGCCAGCATTGTCTTCCCAGTTCCAGGAGGTCCAAACAGCAATATTCCTCTACAAGGCTTTAGAAGGCCTCCAGTGAAAAGGTCTGGCCTTCTAAGAGGAAGCATTACTAGTTCTTGAAGGGATTCTTTGGTCTCATCTAAGGCACCAATATCAGAGAATGTGACATCAATCTCATTTGCTAGTATTACCTCGGGCCTTATTCGCTTCTCAAACTCATTATCAGGAGGAACTTCCTGAAAGTGAATAATTGAGTGAAAAAGTTTGACATGAAATTTACAGAATAGATAATAAGTGATAGCCAGCAGAATAGAAAGGGTGTTTCTAGATCCTAAGATATGAAGTAAACATTTCACCAATGCATAGCACAAAGATACATTAAGCTTAGAGATGAGGCCATAAAGGGAGAGATTGTTATCTCTGAATAGGCCTCTCACATATACTCTTGTAATATTGTTACACAAGAAAATTTGATGAAGGCTTACAGCGGCTTTGGGTGCAGGAACTGATTTTTCACCATCTGTCTTTCCCACTGAACTTAATGTTTCTGCTTCAGCCTTTTTTACAGGAGCGGCATTTTCAGACTTTGCTTCTGGTTTCATAGCAGTTCCCTCCTCTATTTGCTTCTGTCCatgaagaaagagagagagagcattTAAAGCATATCAGTACCTGGTAGGTATCATTCTCAATTCGATGTACAGACATGACAAGTAGTGCAAACCTCAGATTTTACAGCTTGATCTTCCAATTTTGATGTATCTCTTCTACTGGATTTCCCCTTGTGGAATATATTCAATGCATGGGACAAACTGTTTCACAAATGATAAAGTCATTCACCAAATTTTGATAGTTCATGCAATTAATGTTTTAAGTCTCACCTATTGGAAGAAATAACGAGCTTCCCATTTCTGTATTCAGTGtctttgtttttcatcaaaTGATACGAAATTGCTGACACAATAATCTCTTCTATATAGTTACTGAGAACCATTGTGTCTGAGACACAAATGGAATCCAGGTCATCACAATCAAGATCATTGGCTGCAAGCACTTCCATGATATGGTTTTtgttatcctgaacttgtatcATCTTCAAATCCTCTTCCAATTGAGACTTCCAGCTGACAAGATGCGATTCATCTTCTGGTGGCCTGATTTCTATGTTGTATGGGAAGAGCGAATTAATTTTCTCATCCACCTCTTCATAGTCATTACCAGAATCTATAACTCGAGAACCAAGAATCAAAACTGGTCCAGATAGTTTCTTCAACATTTTTTGGAACAAGTTATATATCCTTTGTGATTTATATAACAGCCTATCAACATCCCGCAAATATAGCACAATGGGATAGGTTTTTGACACAAAAGCCAGAACCTGCAAGTGAAATTCCACTTATCAAATCAATGCCTTTGTGGAGGAATGTGATCTAAAGCTTAAAgccttgttcaattttgataacaaaatgatgcCAAAATGTCCACGAAATCAATAGTAGTATTACCTTATAGAGAGACTGTATAAGAAGCTTTTCGTCAAAAGACCAGCTGGTTGTGCGCTTCAGAGGAACTGAAGGGAGATTAGAAGATAATAGAAAtcatgagagagaaagagagagagcatTAACAGAAGGaatctgaaaataattttactgtACATTGTAAAAGTTCTCACTCTAAAAGATTTTGTTTGCATCTAAGATATAAAAGCAATTCTAAAAGATACTGATTGAGACTCCAAATTAGAAAGCAtgaatttgatttatatataaattaactaaACAACGTGTTTGGTTCTGAAGCCGATTCAAGAAAACATGATGAAAATGTATCCCTCTTcagttttgtcattttcttaaattaatgcTTCTGCCTTCTGGCATTTGTAGCATTTCATGATTAGGTctctacttaaaaataaatctccAGCAGAGTGTAAACATGTAAATGAAAAATCAACAGTAATAATCATTTATCTTTGTAGATAGAGTTTCTTCAAGTTACCTGAATTTGTAGGATAGGTTTGCGAAGCAAGGCCACTAATATTTGAAGAGGAAGAAGCATTCCTACGGAGTATTGGAGGATTACAAGATGCTTCAGCCCCCCTGCAAAACAAaagcaataatataaaataaactggAAGGCAAATTTGTATTTGTTCTCACAGTCAGAACATAGTTCATCTACTCTACTTACATTGATTGGAGGTCCACTCCACTGCTAGGCCTGTTCATTTTGCCTGCAAAAATACACCTGATCAGTGATGTAGTTTTTGTGGGCACTTCCTTTTAATACATTGTCAACTAAGGACTAGTGTCCCAATGTAGAGAATGGATGAACCACTAACCATTATACTTAGCAAACATGAAACACAACATTTAAAGCTATTTGCATAACCATACCCAATTTAATCTTCTGAGTatcttttaatcaattaaagttaCCATTATCACTACTTTTCTCCACATATAAACTAAAACTTATTCTTGAAACCAAAACAAGGCTGAAAAGCCTTGTATTAGAGATTGACAAAACTTTTGGTTGATTATCTTTGCCAAGGGTCAGAAGATGCTGATCAATCTGTGTACCTTTAGGTTCCTCCCTTTGTGAAAAGATTGAAAATGACCCAAATAGATCAGATAGCCGCTCCAAAGTAGTCTCTGAAGTGGATCTTCTGAAAGactaaaataagaaacaaaggaaaaagaaaacatgcagCTAAACTTTAGGTCAAGAAAGAACAATCAATTTATCTATGTTGGTAAGCAGCAGTATTCTAGACAGGATACTGATGATAGAACACACTAGTAAAAGCAATAAAAGATAAACAAGGAATAGCTTACAGATTCCATGTTGGAAAAACCATATTTACTCTGAATCTGCACAAATAGCAAGCCAACCATTAAGTACATAAGTAAACTAACTGAAGAAAGTATAAACAAGTTATATATGAATTATAACTTCTTACACTCACTCACCTTCAATGAAAAGTCAGTTAAATCTAACAGAAGCAACTTGGCCTCAAAGTAATGAGCTAAAGCCTTGGCAAGCATCTGTTGGTAAAGTTCTTTTAAGACATGAAAAGGGAGGTGTGTGAGATATAGTTAGCTTAACAGTAACAATAAAAACATCAAAGAATATCAAATCCCTTATCAATAGAAAACAGCAGATTCCAATTAAGTAATTAACCTGCTGGCCCTGAAAGCAGAATAGTCCGGCTTGCAGGAGCAAGATTACGTGTATACTTAGAAACCTCAGCATGCTTTAAATGGACATAAGCCGCACTTGTCAGCAAAACCCGTGTTTGCTCACTGTTATCAAATATAGGCAacgaatattaaatttataaattataatatatagtgACCACTTCAGATATATGGTCAAATCAAGCCTTCATTGAACAGATCAGTATCTAATAAACCATTTGTGACAGTCATGTCAGATAGAGAGAAAATCAcgcaaatcaaatatttatgcaTGCCACAAATCTCTTAGTTCTTATCAATTGTCAATTGATCTACCAAATTAAAGATTAAGTATAAAATAAGACCATGCTGGTTTGCATCCAAAAAACATTAGGAATTATTAtaagagaaaacaaattaaggaGTAAAGGTTATTTTGTGTTATGCCTGAGGTAATAAGGGAATTTATCAAAAGTGGCGTTGCTTTCTCTTCCGTCAACAACTTGTCTGAGCATTTCCTGCTCCATCTTCTCAGCAGTAATAGCGTTCGAGGAGAAAGTGTTGGCTCCCCATTTTCCAACGCTTTGTCCAGAGGCCAATCCAATCCCCACTCCCACTCCCACCCCAACACCCAAAGCCGATATCAGAATGCTTTTCTGTTCCATCACTATGAGCAAGTAATAAAGTtcttaagaagaagaaaagaaaaagaaaactgaaactTTTACAGTAAGacagaaagagaaagaggaagaaCTCTCTCTGTCACAAACACTTACAAACTTTCTGTTATTGGTGGTGTTAACTATGTATGTAGTGTAAGTGTAATATATGATGGGGCGAGGGTGCAATAAAAACTGATATATATGATGCAGTGTTGATCGTTTGTGATGCGGCCATGTCTTTGGAAGAGTTGAGGTTTTAAAGAGGAGCATTGGTGGGTGACTCATGTTGTGCACTGTGTTACGTGTCCATGTTTTGGCGGTTTATTAGGCGGTTGCAcagttttgtttattatttctgCTTTGGATATACACATTCCTCTTTCCTTTCTTCATCATGTAcatcttttaaaatcttaaaatagtagtttgataaatatcaaaaagttaaaaataaaatgaaagcaaaatggtgatattttttatgactaaaaaaaatccttatttttGGTAATTAGAATACAAAATTGCCGTATATACATGCAAGTGTTTTAGCTTGAAAATATCTCCAAAGTTTAATAAgcgtgatttttaattaatatagttattataaaagttgataattttgtgattgaatattaatataaaaaaattattatatcaaaacatatatgatttatttataatttttacttttttaattgtacttttcagttttagtaattaaaattgatgATCAATGATATAAATGTTTTACTGTTTAGAAAATTTTCCCagatatttgaataattttatttctgtCAAAATGTTTGTTATTAATAGATTAATAAATATAGTCAAATATTAACATCATCAAGTTTTAAAGAACTATATCAAACATTTTCTAGCTAGGCGAACACAACTTTTGTGTTAGAAACAAGTCAAAATTTTTCTGGTATTCAAATACTAGCCTCTGAACATATACATGTTTCGATGTTTTAATTTGACTCTTTTCTTTTAGCAAGtactatattttgtttgttttgaatcTTTTGAGCAATAcgatgattatatatatatatatatatatatatatatatatatatatatatatatatatatatatatatatatataatgtggaAAACAAACAGTTGCATTCACCTGTATATCATTATGATAATTAGGGCAAAAATATACACTTCCTGTCTGGACtgaaaacattaaatatgtaattgatgtaaatataactgaaattaaatgtttattattttttaggataaaaatattcattaattaaaaaagtgaaCACCAAATAACATTATTcttttcttataataattatagaaTAATAGTTATAGATAAGCACATATATAACGTATTCTTTTAGAAAGGTAAACGCAAATGCCCTCACCTCACGTATACGCTCGTGCGCGCGGAACTTTGCACTCAGCAGCAGATCGGGATCAGAGTCATATAAACTAGATAAATACTTACTAGTACTACTCTAGTCTTTAGGTAGGTAAATATGAATATGAACACTTTTCTGTTTGAGTTAAAATCCTTAAATACAATTATTGTGGGTGTTAAAACTTTCTTTCTAAACGTACAGGAGTATTACTAAAAATTCGAATTTAGAATTGCCAATTAAACTAAAACAACTGCATATGATTCATGTGTTCAGTAGTCAGTAAGCACCTTTTACAAAAACGGTAaacattaaagaattaaaaatgtcATTATTTAAATTGTGCTATACAGTACATAGCCCAATTGCGCAAGTTGGATCGGAGGAAAATGCATGAAGCCATCGTGAAATAGCAGAAGTGCAGAAGTGTTCATTGTAACTTGTGGCATGGAAAAGTGTTCAGCACGGGCACAGTTACCTATGTATGTATATCAGAGTATACTACTAAAGTGGCAGTGGCACAAACAAAAATACAACTTGCGCCAAAAATGATCCACTACGTACTTTGGTTGGTGGCTTGGTACATGCTTTCTGTGCAGATAAGATACATCACTTCTGATCTCTGTATTGCACGTGACATGGAAAGTAGCAGCATGACTGCAACAGAAAGCATTTCTTGCCTATCAATTACTAAGGAAAGcagaaagaaaaacattatattattaCTACTAAATAACATAACATCCTCACATAAAAATAAGATATCATAATATTATCTTTTACGTAGAATTAGAAAGActctttatattattatttattgtaattataataattctttTGTGATTGTTAACATAGTTGCATATATGAGtcagtttaatttatttaa from Glycine soja cultivar W05 chromosome 8, ASM419377v2, whole genome shotgun sequence includes:
- the LOC114423107 gene encoding ribosome biogenesis ATPase RIX7-like isoform X1 encodes the protein MEQKSILISALGVGVGVGVGIGLASGQSVGKWGANTFSSNAITAEKMEQEMLRQVVDGRESNATFDKFPYYLSEQTRVLLTSAAYVHLKHAEVSKYTRNLAPASRTILLSGPAELYQQMLAKALAHYFEAKLLLLDLTDFSLKIQSKYGFSNMESSFRRSTSETTLERLSDLFGSFSIFSQREEPKGKMNRPSSGVDLQSMGAEASCNPPILRRNASSSSNISGLASQTYPTNSVPLKRTTSWSFDEKLLIQSLYKVLAFVSKTYPIVLYLRDVDRLLYKSQRIYNLFQKMLKKLSGPVLILGSRVIDSGNDYEEVDEKINSLFPYNIEIRPPEDESHLVSWKSQLEEDLKMIQVQDNKNHIMEVLAANDLDCDDLDSICVSDTMVLSNYIEEIIVSAISYHLMKNKDTEYRNGKLVISSNSLSHALNIFHKGKSSRRDTSKLEDQAVKSEKQIEEGTAMKPEAKSENAAPVKKAEAETLSSVGKTDGEKSVPAPKAAEVPPDNEFEKRIRPEVILANEIDVTFSDIGALDETKESLQELVMLPLRRPDLFTGGLLKPCRGILLFGPPGTGKTMLAKAIAKEAGASFINVSMSTITSKWFGEDEKNVRALFTLAAKVSPTIIFVDEVDSMLGQRTRVGEHEAMRKIKNEFMTHWDGLLTKQGERILVLAATNRPFDLDEAIIRRFERRIMVGLPSVENREKILRTLLAKEKVDNELEFKELATMTEGYTGSDLKNLCTTAAYRPVRELIQQERIKSLDKKQKASRGQNKDVQESRGQSVVGNTQDALDEEEEVKQERVIITLRPLNMQDFKEAKNQVAASFAAEGAGMGELKQWNDLYGEGGSRKQQQLSYFL
- the LOC114423107 gene encoding uncharacterized AAA domain-containing protein C16E9.10c-like isoform X2, whose protein sequence is MEQKSILISALGVGVGVGVGIGLASGQSVGKWGANTFSSNAITAEKMEQEMLRQVVDGRESNATFDKFPYYLSEQTRVLLTSAAYVHLKHAEVSKYTRNLAPASRTILLSGPAELYQQMLAKALAHYFEAKLLLLDLTDFSLKIQSKYGFSNMESSFRRSTSETTLERLSDLFGSFSIFSQREEPKGKMNRPSSGVDLQSMGAEASCNPPILRRNASSSSNISGLASQTYPTNSVPLKRTTSWSFDEKLLIQSLYKVLAFVSKTYPIVLYLRDVDRLLYKSQRIYNLFQKMLKKLSGPVLILGSRVIDSGNDYEEVDEKINSLFPYNIEIRPPEDESHLVSWKSQLEEDLKMIQVQDNKNHIMEVLAANDLDCDDLDSICVSDTMVLSNYIEEIIVSAISYHLMKNKDTEYRNGKLVISSNSLSHALNIFHKGKSSRRDTSKLEDQAVKSEQIEEGTAMKPEAKSENAAPVKKAEAETLSSVGKTDGEKSVPAPKAAEVPPDNEFEKRIRPEVILANEIDVTFSDIGALDETKESLQELVMLPLRRPDLFTGGLLKPCRGILLFGPPGTGKTMLAKAIAKEAGASFINVSMSTITSKWFGEDEKNVRALFTLAAKVSPTIIFVDEVDSMLGQRTRVGEHEAMRKIKNEFMTHWDGLLTKQGERILVLAATNRPFDLDEAIIRRFERRIMVGLPSVENREKILRTLLAKEKVDNELEFKELATMTEGYTGSDLKNLCTTAAYRPVRELIQQERIKSLDKKQKASRGQNKDVQESRGQSVVGNTQDALDEEEEVKQERVIITLRPLNMQDFKEAKNQVAASFAAEGAGMGELKQWNDLYGEGGSRKQQQLSYFL
- the LOC114423107 gene encoding ribosome biogenesis ATPase RIX7-like isoform X3 — translated: MEQEMLRQVVDGRESNATFDKFPYYLSEQTRVLLTSAAYVHLKHAEVSKYTRNLAPASRTILLSGPAELYQQMLAKALAHYFEAKLLLLDLTDFSLKIQSKYGFSNMESSFRRSTSETTLERLSDLFGSFSIFSQREEPKGKMNRPSSGVDLQSMGAEASCNPPILRRNASSSSNISGLASQTYPTNSVPLKRTTSWSFDEKLLIQSLYKVLAFVSKTYPIVLYLRDVDRLLYKSQRIYNLFQKMLKKLSGPVLILGSRVIDSGNDYEEVDEKINSLFPYNIEIRPPEDESHLVSWKSQLEEDLKMIQVQDNKNHIMEVLAANDLDCDDLDSICVSDTMVLSNYIEEIIVSAISYHLMKNKDTEYRNGKLVISSNSLSHALNIFHKGKSSRRDTSKLEDQAVKSEKQIEEGTAMKPEAKSENAAPVKKAEAETLSSVGKTDGEKSVPAPKAAEVPPDNEFEKRIRPEVILANEIDVTFSDIGALDETKESLQELVMLPLRRPDLFTGGLLKPCRGILLFGPPGTGKTMLAKAIAKEAGASFINVSMSTITSKWFGEDEKNVRALFTLAAKVSPTIIFVDEVDSMLGQRTRVGEHEAMRKIKNEFMTHWDGLLTKQGERILVLAATNRPFDLDEAIIRRFERRIMVGLPSVENREKILRTLLAKEKVDNELEFKELATMTEGYTGSDLKNLCTTAAYRPVRELIQQERIKSLDKKQKASRGQNKDVQESRGQSVVGNTQDALDEEEEVKQERVIITLRPLNMQDFKEAKNQVAASFAAEGAGMGELKQWNDLYGEGGSRKQQQLSYFL